ATGGCCTTGGAGCctgagaagaaaaaggagatCATTGAGGATTTGATCACTTTCAGCAAGAGCAAGGATTTCTATGCAAGGATTGGGAAGGCATGGAAAAGGGGTTACCTTCTTCATGGCCCTCCTGGGACAGGCAAGTCCACTATGATTGCTGCAATGGCCAATCTGTTGGCCTATGATGTCTATGACTTGGAGCTCACTGCAGTGAAGGACAACACAGAGTTGAGGAAGCTTCTGATTGAGACAACCAGTAAGTCTATAATTGTTATTGAAGACATTGATTGCTCTCTTGATCTTACAGGACAGAGGAAGAATAAGGCAGATAAGTTGTCGGACGAGGAGACTGATAAGGATGTTGTTGGAAGGAAAGAGGGCAAGGAAGAAGGAGGGAGTGGCAGCAAAGTCACACTCTCAGGGCTGTTGAATTTCATTGATGGGATTTGGTCTGCTTGTGGAGGGGAGAGGCTGATTGTGTTCACAACCAATTATGTGGAGAAACTTGATCCTGCACTCATTAGAAGGGGGAGAATGGACAAACACATTCAACTCTCCTATTGCACTTTTGATGGCTTTAAAGTGCTTGCAAATAATTACTTGAAGCTACAAACTCATCCATTGTTTGACACCATCAAGAGGCTAATAGAGGAGGCCAACATCACCCCAGCTGATGTTGCTGAAAACCTCATGCCCAAGTCCCCAATGGATGATCCTCACAAGTGCCTCTCCACCTTGATTCAAGCACTTGAGAAAGCTGCAAAAGCTGAGGAGCTGGAGCAGAATTGTCCCATTCAACATGAACAACTTCTTCAACAAAATGGCTCCATTAAGGAAAATGGTGAGCTTCCACCTGACAAAGCAGTGAATCAATGCCAGCTATGACAAAGCTGGCACATTTCTTATTATACTATGTATCTATGTTAGTTAACTCCATGAGATTATTAAAAAGGGAGGTATTATATACttcaacaacaaagggtttgcTAAATCCTCCTACTTTTTGGATTAATTTTGAACTTGTATTTGAGACTTGATAAGATTTATTGTTATTGGGATAGGTCCCTCCCCTGTTGTTCTTTTCTCCCTTGAAATACCTTGCTGTTAAGGTGCTCCAAAATGCAACATAATCATAATATGAAGACTATTGTTATTGCTGAATATTGTTTCTATTATGCACTGATATAAACGATAGGAATCATGAATGAAGGAAATGTAGAGAGGTAAGAGGACAAGGTAACATGAAAGAGGGAGTACCTGTGAGTGTTTTTTTGTTGCATGTAAACAGAGAAGCAATTTTTGTCATGTGGTTTTTGGTAAATGAGGTTGCACAAACGGAAAAAAAGCAAACTTACTCTGATTGATCACTGAGGGTGCTGAGATGTCTCGTCTTTGGTAAAAATATGGCCAAAATTTTCTTTATGAGATCTGCACAATCCTACTTTCTTGAGCTACTTTTAAAAGATGAATTGCAACCGATTTGTCTTTATGGaagcaaaacaaaattgaatgaaaaatctATGCATTATATCAGTAATTTTTAGTAGAGTAAAATTTTAAaccattaatttataaaataaaattataagaaacttGCATAGTGAattccaataaatataaaaatataagcgagtgtatttttttgttttaaattaaaagcaaattattcaataatatataagtatagTTGAGATAtagacaaaacaaaataatagcAGTAAAAACAGAATGTGATTATTTTGAAAACGATAACACCTTGAAAAGAAAGTgcatatagaaaatataaaataattaataatttaaaaggaGATTGAAAAGTAAATACGGTGAAAGAATAATCAAGATTAAAGAGTACAATATACGAATACTATAATCTTAAAAACAAATTCGAAGTTCACAtttcaatttggtttttatatAGCAATAGATTCCATCGCGAATTGAAATGGGAATATAATCTCTTCATAGAAACAGCACATGCGTTGCCACTTTACCATTTAGAAGAAATAACTAATGTTAGACTTTAATACTTTGCAATAATCTGATTAGCAATATTAGACTCACGTCATTGTTGATTGTgatttgaaattgaaagaaagtgACCTATAAGCAAATattaacctaataaaaaataattaaggaaatattcaaaacattttttttatagacaaGGGAAATTTAGTTGGGATGTTAATTCTCTAGTCTTAGCTATGAGAAGCATAATGCGATTTTGTTACAAACTAACAAAATAGAAGGGAAATGCataatagtattaaatattaaGTTCTATAAAATAGCATTTAACCAAATAAATCATGAAAATTTGGTCAAATGAAAAAACTAATTTCGATGAATTAATTGGATTCAATTGATCTCTTGAACCTAATGCAAAcaagtataaattaaataaaaaggagAAAGTACAGAGGCTTAATAATCTGAAAGCCACATATTTTCTAAAGTTACAGTACCTGTTGACAGTTATTGTACACGGATTGGACGGGCTAAATAACGCCAAACAATTTCTCATTCATTTTGGAGGACCCTTTGAAtgtagtaaaaatattaaagaaaaagtgaCTACCTAATCTACATAACTGCGTATCACGCTGCTTCTGGTAGCAAATCATGCACCAAGGGCTGCTCAGACTGTGCCTCAAGAAGAAACCTGATCGTAACTTTCTCTGgggcttaacaaaatttatagtTCTATTATCATACACATTGGCTTCTCTGATAGAAAACTACAATTCCTGCTCTCGAGCAGAATGAGAAGCTTCAGTAATCATTGTCTTCATCTTTCATTATTGTGTTTGGACCATCATCAAAACCAGTGGTAGGAGCAAGCTCATTCAAATCAAGGAAGCGTCTCTTTCCTGTGCTCTCAACTTCCTCCTGACCAGGACTACTTAATTTTTCAGGAGCCTGGTTTTGTTCATTCTCTTCTGTTGCAGGATATGTAACAGCCTCATCTAATTTCGTTTCTTGTTCTTCATCATCACTGCCACCTGAATCTTCACTTTCCATCATGTATTCACCATTCTCACTGGGTTCTGAGTGATCAGCTGATGTATCAGACTTGTCAGATTTGATAAACTCAGTTTCTGATTCTGAGGCCTCATATTGTCGGTAATTTATAGAATTTCTAGTTGCCCTTTTACTGCGTCTTAGACTTGATTGAATCTCACCCACAGATCTGAGTTTGGTTTCTCTCCTAGTACGGCTTGGCAACTGTTTGACCTTGCGGGGTTTGTCACTATCCTCACTCATGCTCAaggaatcatcatcatcatcatcatcatcatcttcttcttcgtcaTCTTCAACATTGTATTCGTCCCACTCatgttcttcttctccttcagaGCTACTGGAAGACTTCCTTTTATGCTTGCGTTTCTCTAGATATTCTTCATCATATACAGCTTCGCCAACAATATCATCATCACTATCGAAGTCTGCCTCATTGTATGATACTGCTTCAACAAACTCCCTTTCCGAATACCGATTAGGTCTCCGTCTTTGACGATTGCTAATGTTGAAATGAGATAATTAGTGAAAATTAGATTTGAGAAGAAACATCTCAGcatatttgaaagaaacaaaaaatacacaCCTTCGATCCAAGTTGTCATTTTCATGGTCTTCCTTGTCATCATAAGAGTCAGCTGATTCTGAAGATGGTATACCAAAATTCGCATCTTGTGTGGCATGCAGAGGACCATATTTACCATTAGTCAAAGCTTCAGGTTTTATTACCGATTCTCTCCTGGGCATACGTTCTGGAGATGGCTGTTTCTGCCTGACAATTGAAAGAACATATATACATGACATGAGTACATGGCACAAGTTAATGCGTATGACTGATCTATCTCCCTCTTCATACATACACCAAACAAAGAAGAAAGGATAGAAGAACATACTTGGTTACTTTAATTGCCTCATTGATTGACCGGTCGTAATCATCTGCAATAACAGTAATTTCAGGTTAGGTTTAGAACAAGCACATAGTAGTTTCTAAGGGTAAGTTGATTCAagttcaataaaaaagaaaatcagaaaattCAGTCAACAATTTGAACAAAACCAATAGGTGTGGGTTAAATGTGAGTGTTTTGGGTAATTTGCAAGTCATGGGTTCAAACCATCATGTCCCAAGTAATAAAAAGGACAAACATATAGTTTTATCATATCCCGATGTATGAAATTGCATCTTGCTGACAATGAAAAAATCTACACGTGAAGATGGGAGCAACATGAgttgtctttcttttttatcttgaaGCATCATggcttgaaaaagaaaaatctacaaCCATTGCGGTAACGGGGAGGGTCACATGCATTTTCAACCCATGAGATGAGGGGAGTTGTTTCCAAGCCTAAAACTGGGGGCCACCAAATCACAAGATTTATCTAACAATTGCAAAAGGGCTAACCCTCTTAAAATTACTCAAGAACAGAGAATGAAACAGaatataagatttttataaaagaagtcTACCATGATGTAAAGGCTGAATGggtaaaaaggaaaatttcGACATGACATTATATATTAGATACTCATTGGATGATACAAAGACGAGCCGCAATTAATATTTCCATTGCAGTATCACTATGGTAGCACTGGCAATCCCGGGCAATGGGTTACTAATAAAACCAGATAAGCCCCAGGTATGGGTCAATGGATCCAGCCTAAGTGCTTTAGAAAAATAGGAGGTACCTGGGAGCAGAGCGCAATCACAGAAACTCATTTTTTGTTCAAGAAATATGGTTTATGTTTGAAAAGGAGAGCAAACTATTATATTACATCAAAATGTTTTGCAATCAAGTGCTATCAAATATCCAAAGGTCCTATTTATCCAGATAGTTAGGTAGAATTAATAGACAATCCCAAGCTCACTAATACGACAAAGTTATTAatcttaattgaataaaaacaacTAGGATATATTGGAAACAACTCCCCAGATTACTTTGCAGGGTGTTGAGATAAAAAAGTTGCTCTAAAAATTGAACAATAGAATCagatatagatatattttatacattctAACATTTATACAGAAGGCGCTGGACTAGCAAACAAAGTAcagttgttaaaataaaatttaaatcaaccaATTATAGGTATCAACTATCAATACCATGAAAATGATGGCCCCAGTTATAATTAAACTGTCTAGCTCTTACCAAAAGTGTAGGTAACAGGTTTCCTGTCACGAAGAGAACGCCCTGGACCAAGCCCATCAACAACCAAGTAATTATCAAGCAGAAGAGCTTGTCTGTGTTGCTTTTTCAgcaatttctcttttttctgtGCCAACCAAACCAATTTGGTAACAGTTGAATGAATGTGCAATTAAGATCCTTCAAGGGccataaatcaatattttttttgaaaaaaaagttgaatttaattttagaagaaaCAGCAGTTCTTCTCAAATTTCTCAACCCCTACCTTATGAGCTTTCTCAACTTCAGGAAGCATGTCTATCTTCAGCTTTTTCCCCACAGAAGTCTCTGTTCTGTTTTTACTTGAGAAAAGCTTCTCCTGTGTAAGCAGATGAAACAATTGATTAAATTCATACGTGACGTGGCtcatgtaaagaaaaaaatgcaactAATTAATAACAATAGCAGGATACACTATTGTCTTTTGTTcttactgaaaatgaaaaagaaaaatgagggtAAAACTGATCATCTGGATAAAGTTTTATTCACTAAATAACAATGACTAAAGCGCAAAATCATCAAACAGTTGAACAATGCAAATGCTTCCACATTCAACATCAGATCTCATGAATCGCAAACATTGATCTCTGGATCGTATCATATAATCAACCAAGGCTTGgctacaaaaatttaaaatgtttgctTGTGAGATCAAATAACTTTCAGAGTAGTTTAGAAGCAATTTACTATGAAGGTGTCTTTAGCTTTTGAGAACCACCCACAACATGATTAAAGAAGATTTTGCCAGCCCTTGGGATGTAAAACTACTAAATCCAATAAACaccaactaaagaaaaaaaaacatttatttagcaatttataaaattgagaaaaaaaattccacGCAGAAGTTTTAGAAATCACATTTATGCTTGCTTCTTAAGTATTATTCTCAATGTCTTTTTCCCTACAGATATCTTACAACATAACTTTTTGATTTTCTTATGTATGCATTTGTATCCTAAAGGATGTGCCACCCTTTCTATCGTAGTTTCTTATTGCAAACCACTTAGGTAAATTTCTCTTTCTAGCACAGATAATGTGAACCCAtgaaaattaatgattttcttcttgcttttacaaaattaaacaataaaaagaatcaaCAAAAATCGCAAGAAAAAAACCTTAGGTAATTTTAATCATGCAAgttttcatttgatttataattaGATTCTGATAAATAAGTTTTGAATCTAACATCAGATTTTAAAGAGAACGCCTAATTTGGATTtccaacaaagttaaaattCTAAGAAAGTTTGCTAAGACTGTATGTTTGGGTTTATAATCACAATAAAAGTAGATTTATGGTGTTTTCTAGCATGACAAACTATTGTGTAATTTACATTTACAGTTAAAAAGTGATTTATTATCAAAATCTCAAATCTATAACACCAAAGTCCTAACTCCAATCAAGACAACTACAACAAATGTTAATGGTTCCATGCTTAAGTGACAAGTAACTCCTTAAAATGAACGTTGATCAACCCCCAGCTTTAGTAACTTACAGAAACATCTTGAAATTCATCAAAATTCGTAGCAACTGCTTCCCACTGGTATGATGT
This genomic stretch from Vigna radiata var. radiata cultivar VC1973A chromosome 7, Vradiata_ver6, whole genome shotgun sequence harbors:
- the LOC106769024 gene encoding DDT domain-containing protein DDR4, producing MSNGSPPLVTCERSLTPEADPSNNVSDSKEETAVAPPLTTRSARPSRACTMRPPSRLLSSPAKKEVSPPPPQCSKIVTPLVEPPSPSQLPRWNLRTMWEFASVLNFLHLFMPLLNISLEFSAEELETALLTPNDTLFHIHMPLLKAIPPITRMALTRDTWITVLCRKLRDWWHWVADGDLPVVASHGVEIEVYKSLDPGIRVVILKAICDIRVEQEDIRSYIDNSIKHGVRLSTFRKERIGGDSNGISYWYEDDPIIGHRLYREIRKTEVIQMKKGKARGSQVLSSTSYQWEAVATNFDEFQDVSEKLFSSKNRTETSVGKKLKIDMLPEVEKAHKKKEKLLKKQHRQALLLDNYLVVDGLGPGRSLRDRKPVTYTFDDYDRSINEAIKVTKQKQPSPERMPRRESVIKPEALTNGKYGPLHATQDANFGIPSSESADSYDDKEDHENDNLDRSNRQRRRPNRYSEREFVEAVSYNEADFDSDDDIVGEAVYDEEYLEKRKHKRKSSSSSEGEEEHEWDEYNVEDDEEEDDDDDDDDDSLSMSEDSDKPRKVKQLPSRTRRETKLRSVGEIQSSLRRSKRATRNSINYRQYEASESETEFIKSDKSDTSADHSEPSENGEYMMESEDSGGSDDEEQETKLDEAVTYPATEENEQNQAPEKLSSPGQEEVESTGKRRFLDLNELAPTTGFDDGPNTIMKDEDNDY
- the LOC106767551 gene encoding AAA-ATPase ASD, mitochondrial, producing the protein MKMMSEMWTTMGSTLASFMFLWTIMRQYCPYGVQRFLEKYTHRIMNYFSPYIRISFHEYMGDRLKRSEAYAAVEAYLSANTSKSAKRLKAELGKDSSNLVLTMDEYERVTDEHKGVKVWWVSNKVMSPTRSSMSYYPEQERRFYKLTFHNKYRDLITESYLEHVMREGKEIRLRNRQRKLYTNSPGYKWPSYKQTMWSHIVFEHPATFETMALEPEKKKEIIEDLITFSKSKDFYARIGKAWKRGYLLHGPPGTGKSTMIAAMANLLAYDVYDLELTAVKDNTELRKLLIETTSKSIIVIEDIDCSLDLTGQRKNKADKLSDEETDKDVVGRKEGKEEGGSGSKVTLSGLLNFIDGIWSACGGERLIVFTTNYVEKLDPALIRRGRMDKHIQLSYCTFDGFKVLANNYLKLQTHPLFDTIKRLIEEANITPADVAENLMPKSPMDDPHKCLSTLIQALEKAAKAEELEQNCPIQHEQLLQQNGSIKENGELPPDKAVNQCQL